The window TTCTGCTATGGCACTGAGCGAGCCAAAGAACTTCTCCTTGAACAGATACCCGTCCTCGGTCACCAGCACGTCGTAGGTCACGTCCTGCCAGCGCCGCACCAGCCGGGTCCCGGGCTTGAGGCGAGACGGATCGAGCGCGCGCTTTTGCGGCCCCAGCCCGGCACGTTGGTCGAGGGTCCGTTCGGCCAAGCGGGACAGGCCGCCAGGCATCTTGACCTGCAGCTGCCACGCGATGCCGCGCACGAGCAGGTCGGTGGTCAGGTGCGGCGATGGCGCGCGGTAGACCCGCCGCCACTCGGCGCGCAGCTCGGCCGCCGACAGGGTCGCCAGTCGGTCGATCTGCTGATCGAGCGGGACCATGTTCATTGTCCGGCCTCGGCAGCAACACGATAGCGGCGGACGCCGTCGATCTTCTCGCTGCTGAGCGCATGGCGCTTCTTCTTTATGCCAGTCAGCATGGCCCGGGTCGTATGCGGCAGCCAGCCGGTCGCCGCCACCATCTCGTCGAGGCTTGCGCCATGGGGTCTGGCGAGAAGCGCCAGGATCGTATCGCGCTTGGTTTGGGTTGGAGCGACGGGCTGCTTGGCGGCCTTGGCGTTTTGGGACTTGGTCATGGGTGGTCTCCTTGTGCGGAGCAGGCCGCTTGCCTGCTCCCACCACTCAGAGCCCCGTCAGTCAGCCGACCCGGGGCGAAGCTGGCCAAGGTTCCAGCGATGCGCAGCATCGTTGGAATGCCAGCGGAGGGATCCGGCCCCGCGAGACAGGGGGCCGGTGACTATGACCAATGCTCTCAATGGCAATGAAGTCGAATGGAATGTGCAGGCGCTGCAAGAATTATGGCTCTTGATGTCCGCTTTGTCGGACACTCCGGAACGGCAGTTCGCCCGATGAATCTGGCGATAGCTGCCTTTCGTAAATCTACCTGGCAGAAAATTGGACGGAATTGCATCGATGCCCTAGACCGGCCGTTCTCGGTCAGACCGCAGACGTTGGTCGATCGCAATTTCCGACAGGAGCCGCGCTTGATGCCTGAGGTCGTTCTTCACCATTATGATAACTCGCCTTTCTCCGAGAAAGTCAGGATTTGCCTTGGCATCAAGGGTCTTAGCTGGCGTGCAGTCGACCAGCCGGTGATCATGCCCAAGCCTGATCTTGTGCCACTGACGGGGGGCTACCGCCGCATTCCTGTCATGCAGATCGGTGCTGATATTTATTGCGATAGCCAGCTGATCGTGCGTGAACTTGAGCGGCGCTTTCCCGAAAGGCCACTCTTTCCATCAGGCAGCGAGGGCTTGGCCATTGCGATTGAGCAATGGTGCGACAAGGCACTGTTCCAGACAGCCGTCCTGGCGATTTTCGGTTCAATCGGTGACAGCGTCGATCCGGCGTTCATCAAGGATCGTGAAGCTCTAAGCGGCCAACCCTTCAATGTTGCAGCCATGAAGGCGATTGCGCCTTTTGCCGTCTCCCAGATCAAGGCGCATGCCTCGTTGCTTGTACAGCAACTCACCGATGGCCGCGACTTTTTCGCAGGTACCGATCCGTGCTTGGCCGATGCTGCGGCCTATTACAATTTCTGGTTCGCCCGCACCTTTGCTCCCGGTCTTGTTGACCGGTTCGACGACCTTAACGGCTTTGACGCCTGGTATGACCGCGTCACTGCAATCGGCCATGGAACTCCGACGTCGTTGAAACCGGCAGAGGCACTGGAGATTGCGACGAACGCTCTACCGGAGGCAATGAACACGCTGCCATCCGATGCCGCCATAAGGGATAAAAATGTCTGCCTGGCTGCCACCGATTACGGCCGCGACCCCATCATCGGGACTTTTGTCGGCTCGACCCAATACAGCCTTACAGTCGCCCGAAATGTGCCTGAATTAGGCGAGGTCAACGTTCACGTCTCGCGACTGGGATATTCTGTCTCGCCCGCTTAGTCCTTATGTCCTGGCCCACAGTTCTCCCCAAATGGGGAAGCAAATTTGGAAGGTTGCGAGCGGCAACTGTCATGTTTCTCTGACAATAGCTGGTCTGACCAGATTCAGCTTATTATTGCTGTTCAATGCTGCATAAACGAACGCTGGGATTCAGGCACGACAATTTGCAACCCAAACGCCCACAATGTTCGCAGATGTCGCCATAACAAAGATCCGCAGCCGGCTTGACCGCTTCCGACCGATAATCTTACCCTGTTATTGCTTGAACTGCGCCGATGCGCAAGAAAGCTGTTCGGCTCTAATGCCAGCTGTAGGAAAGCTGGCGGTCACGTCAGTGGCTCTGAATCTATTTTGGATTTGGACACGAAGGAGGAATGCAATCGCGTGAAATGATCGCTGACATGTTGAGGGACGACGCCTCGGCTTGAGCGGATACGGGTTAGAAATCAATCCTTCGACCACAATCCGGAAATCTGGACGGCCAGCCACTTGGCCAGTTCGGCGTTGACCCGATCGGGCTTTTCCTGCGCCATCCAGTGGCCAGACTCTACCACTGCTTCGCTCAGGTTGGCACAGTGCGCGCGCATCGGCTCGGCCAGACGGGAATCGATAGTCTCGCAGACATAGTCATGGGCCGCGTGAAGGAAGAGCACTGGCATCTGCAGCCGCCAGTTGGCCTTCGCCCGCTTGGCAAAAGCCTGGTTCGCCTCGCCGTTCATGTACCAGCTGTCAGCGCCGAAGAAGCCCGTCGCCTCGAGCGCCGCGACATAGCGGCTCTCGTCGGCCTCGCTCAGTACGCTTTCGTCGCGCGTCATCGCTGGCGCGGGCTGGCCGGGACCGAACCAGCCTCCCTGCGCGCGGACCTGCGCGGTGATCGCCGGTTGCCCCTTGGCCGCCGAATCGCCCGCCCGGAACAATGCCCTGACTGTGGCGCGGATATCGGCCTCGAACCCGGCCGAGGCGGCCTCGAAGTTCTCGCGGTAGAACATCATGTAATCCCATTGCGCGGCGGGAAACCGGTCCTCCGGATAGAGCGTGCGATCGGCCAGCGGCAGCACCGTCTCGACCGCGAGGCCTTCGGGAATATAGGGGACGCACAGATTCGCGATGCCGTGGCAGCGCGCGGGATGGTGCTGAGCGATCGACCAAACCACCGGCGCCCCCCAGTCGTGCCCGACCCAGACCGCCTTCTCGGCGCCGAGCACGTCGAGAAGCTCGATCATGTCGGCAACGATTTCCTCCTGGCTATAGTCTTCATGCCGCGAATGGACGGTAGAGCGACCATAGCCGCGCATGTCGGGCGCGATGGCGCGAAAGCCGAGTCCAGCGAACACCGCAAGCTGATGTCGCCACGAAATCGACAGCTCTGGCCAGCCATGTACAAAAATCACAGGCGCGCCGCCCTCGGCGCCGCACGACAGGTAGAACGTAGTGTGCCGCGCAGTCTTGGCAACGTTCTCGAGGACGGGATGGGTCATGCGAGGATCTCGTGCGCTTTGGTTTCCGGCTCAGGCCGTCGCCAACAGAGTTTGAAGCTTGGCGATGGCTGGCTCGATGTTCGCCTGATAGCGCGCGAGTTCTGCCAATTCGGCTGTGTCGCTAGCCTGCAGCCGTGCCGCGCGCGGAGCGACGGCGTCGAGCCGGCAGCTCGCCGTGAAGGCACCGATCTCGGGATTTTGGGCCCATGCCAGGCGAATCGGCAGCTCCTCGGCCATTCCCTGCAGCCAGCCGCGCGGGTCGCTCGGCATGCAGACGACCTGGCATATCGCGTTTTTTTCCGCATCGCTGGTATAGGCCGCCTCGACATGGGCGATCAGCGCCGCGCTGAAAACCGGCTGGCACAGCCGCACCTGTTGCAGAACGATCCGGCCGGGCGCGAAGATCGCACAGGGCTCTGGATGGACAATCGCACTCGCCGAACAATCGATATGGATCGTCGCGTCATCGGTCGGGATATCGCCGCGTTCGAGCACGATCCGGTCGCGCTCGATCTGCTGCACCCGGCCCAGCCGCACCACATTGCCGATCCGCTGCAGCGCCGCGAGTTCGCCTTTGGTGACCGTCGCGCAGTGGTGCAGCCGGGGCGTGACCGCAGGGTCGAGCCGCAGCACTGAGCCCCTGGCCTCGAGCCGCAGGAACACGTCCTCGACGCTCTCTGCCTGGGCGATCGCTTCGACCTCGTCGGCGATGTAGCGCAGGGTTGTGACCATGCTTCCGGGCTCGGTCTGGAAATTCGCGCGATCGAACATCCACGAATCGCGCGGCACGATCCAACGGATCCGCTCCGGCTCGGCCCCGTTCTGCAAGAGCCACAGACAGGCATCCATCCCGGTCTTGCCTGCGCCGATCACGGTGTAGCTCGCATCGGGCCGGGCCAACCGGGGCAGATCGTTGATTGGCGCGCAGACCACACCATCGGCTACCGCGTAATGTGGCGGGTGGGTGGCGGGGATGTTCGGGCTGAAGCGGGTGGCGTCGACCACCTTGCCGGCGGCGATCGGGCGCCGGGTGCCCGACAGCCGCGACTCGATGCAGCCGTCCGAAGTGTATTCGCTCAGCGGGAAGAAGCGGACCCGTCCCGAAGGCAGCAGCCGCTGCTGCATCACCGCTTCGAAATAGCTCACCACTTCCGCGCCCGAAGCAAGTTCGTCGAGCCCGACATTGAACCCGGCGCTGTCCTTGCCTCCCGATCCGAGCGGGCGCGAACTGACGCCATAGTAGGACGAAGGCTGGTGCAGGCGCACGAACGGATAGGCGTCGTTCCAGTGCCCGCCCGGACGGTGCCGCCGGTCGACGATTGCGATCGTCGCTTCGCTGTCGGTGAGCAACTGGTCGGCAAACGCCATCCCCGCCGCGCCCGCGCCGACGACAAGATAGTCCGCTTCGATCGGTGTTTTGGTCATGCGCCGTCCCCCTCGAGCCCGTCCCGCATTTTTGCCCGCGAGTTGCGCTGGAACGGAACATAACAGGCGGTGGAGAGAGCACCACCCAAAATCTAGCTTTTCGAAGCTATTGGGGAAAATCTGCAGGATGCTGCTGCGCGATCCTCGCATGCATTGGCAAGCCAATCTTAATACCGGTCAATCAAGGGCAATAGGCGTCATCATTATGAAAGGCAGCTGCAATCGACCTGATTGCGCGCTTGGGGCCAATCAAGAACGTGATCCAACGGAGCCCCGTGGCCATTGAAGCAGTATCTCGCAAAGGATCAACGGCCCGACCCACGACAGCCGGATGAAAGCCTCGCCATTGCCCAGGTCGCCGACGTTTGTGATCCTCGAGGCGACGCGGCAGAAGACAAACGACCAGACAAGCACATAGCTGCGCACCATCCAATCGCCATGTGATGCGAACTTTCGGTTCCGTGCAGCGCGCCACCCGAGTGCAGCAAAGCATAGCCATGCGCTTGCGAGCATCGACAGTGATATCGTTGAATTGGTCAGGATCGGGCCGCCGACAGTCTTGTGTGCAGGTGACAGGGTTATGATCAGGGCGAGTATGGCACCGAACGTGCCAATGAGCAGATAGCCCTGACCGACGCGCCGGTGGATTGGAAACCGGCTTTTGCCGGCCGCAAGGTAGAGATTGAACCCACCAAGCACCATCATCCCGCTGCCGCCGAGCATATGCGC of the Aquisediminimonas profunda genome contains:
- a CDS encoding DUF2924 domain-containing protein encodes the protein MNMVPLDQQIDRLATLSAAELRAEWRRVYRAPSPHLTTDLLVRGIAWQLQVKMPGGLSRLAERTLDQRAGLGPQKRALDPSRLKPGTRLVRRWQDVTYDVLVTEDGYLFKEKFFGSLSAIAEAITGTRWSGPRFFGLADRGRTGHGRKR
- a CDS encoding DUF3489 domain-containing protein, encoding MTKSQNAKAAKQPVAPTQTKRDTILALLARPHGASLDEMVAATGWLPHTTRAMLTGIKKKRHALSSEKIDGVRRYRVAAEAGQ
- a CDS encoding glutathione S-transferase family protein encodes the protein MPEVVLHHYDNSPFSEKVRICLGIKGLSWRAVDQPVIMPKPDLVPLTGGYRRIPVMQIGADIYCDSQLIVRELERRFPERPLFPSGSEGLAIAIEQWCDKALFQTAVLAIFGSIGDSVDPAFIKDREALSGQPFNVAAMKAIAPFAVSQIKAHASLLVQQLTDGRDFFAGTDPCLADAAAYYNFWFARTFAPGLVDRFDDLNGFDAWYDRVTAIGHGTPTSLKPAEALEIATNALPEAMNTLPSDAAIRDKNVCLAATDYGRDPIIGTFVGSTQYSLTVARNVPELGEVNVHVSRLGYSVSPA
- a CDS encoding alpha/beta fold hydrolase, whose translation is MTHPVLENVAKTARHTTFYLSCGAEGGAPVIFVHGWPELSISWRHQLAVFAGLGFRAIAPDMRGYGRSTVHSRHEDYSQEEIVADMIELLDVLGAEKAVWVGHDWGAPVVWSIAQHHPARCHGIANLCVPYIPEGLAVETVLPLADRTLYPEDRFPAAQWDYMMFYRENFEAASAGFEADIRATVRALFRAGDSAAKGQPAITAQVRAQGGWFGPGQPAPAMTRDESVLSEADESRYVAALEATGFFGADSWYMNGEANQAFAKRAKANWRLQMPVLFLHAAHDYVCETIDSRLAEPMRAHCANLSEAVVESGHWMAQEKPDRVNAELAKWLAVQISGLWSKD
- a CDS encoding NAD(P)-binding protein, producing the protein MTKTPIEADYLVVGAGAAGMAFADQLLTDSEATIAIVDRRHRPGGHWNDAYPFVRLHQPSSYYGVSSRPLGSGGKDSAGFNVGLDELASGAEVVSYFEAVMQQRLLPSGRVRFFPLSEYTSDGCIESRLSGTRRPIAAGKVVDATRFSPNIPATHPPHYAVADGVVCAPINDLPRLARPDASYTVIGAGKTGMDACLWLLQNGAEPERIRWIVPRDSWMFDRANFQTEPGSMVTTLRYIADEVEAIAQAESVEDVFLRLEARGSVLRLDPAVTPRLHHCATVTKGELAALQRIGNVVRLGRVQQIERDRIVLERGDIPTDDATIHIDCSASAIVHPEPCAIFAPGRIVLQQVRLCQPVFSAALIAHVEAAYTSDAEKNAICQVVCMPSDPRGWLQGMAEELPIRLAWAQNPEIGAFTASCRLDAVAPRAARLQASDTAELAELARYQANIEPAIAKLQTLLATA
- a CDS encoding DUF2306 domain-containing protein, with product MDAAKSTNRPSIWKTRNGVLLAAALVTSAVAWWMIALPVATLSNISAHKGHFALTFAHMLGGSGMMVLGGFNLYLAAGKSRFPIHRRVGQGYLLIGTFGAILALIITLSPAHKTVGGPILTNSTISLSMLASAWLCFAALGWRAARNRKFASHGDWMVRSYVLVWSFVFCRVASRITNVGDLGNGEAFIRLSWVGPLILCEILLQWPRGSVGSRS